The following is a genomic window from Bacteroidota bacterium.
GCTTTTGTATTGTCTTAATTTTATCTTAGCCATTGTTCTGCTTTTTAACCGTTAAATACTTTTTCCATTGAAATGCCTCTGTGTTGAGCCACTGTAGAAGCATCTCTCAGTTTCATCAATGCATCCATAGTTGCTTTAACAACGTTGTGCGGATTTGATGAGCCTTTGGATTTCGCCAACACATCAGTGATACCAACGCTTTCCAAAACCGAACGCATCGCACCACCGGCAATTACACCGGTACCGTGAGCGGCAGGTTTTAAAAACACACGTGAGCCGCCAAATTTACCATTCTGCTCATGCGGAACAGTTCCTTTATTTATAGCAACCTTTATAAGGTTCTTTTTAGCATCATCAATACCTTTCGTAATAGCATCGGTTACCTCTTTTGCTTTACCCAAGCCGTATCCAACAACACCTTTTTCATTTCCGA
Proteins encoded in this region:
- the rpsE gene encoding 30S ribosomal protein S5 produces the protein MSNVSVKRVKSSEIELKDKLVHVGRVTKVTKGGRTFSFSAIVVVGNEKGVVGYGLGKAKEVTDAITKGIDDAKKNLIKVAINKGTVPHEQNGKFGGSRVFLKPAAHGTGVIAGGAMRSVLESVGITDVLAKSKGSSNPHNVVKATMDALMKLRDASTVAQHRGISMEKVFNG